The Wansuia hejianensis genomic interval CAGAGAAAAGCCGAATTTCCGGGCGGAGCTGAACAGCTATTCCAGCATCGGCCATGTGATCGGCGTGGTGAGCGGCAAGGGAGGCGTGGGGAAATCTCTGGTAACCGCGTCCCTGGCCAATGCCATGGCGGCGAAGGGCTACAGGGTTGGGATTCTGGATGCCGATATTACCGGTCCGTCAATTCCCCGTATGTTTGGGCTGCAGGGCCCTGCCCAGGTGGATGACAATGGGATTTATCCGCCGCTGACGGCCAACGGCATTAAGGTGATGTCCATCAATCTGCTGCTGCCGGGTGAGGAAGAGCCTGTAATCTGGCGAGGCCCGATCATTGCCAATATGGTGAAGCAGTTCTGGACAGATGTGGTCTGGGGCGAGCTGGATTATCTGTTTGTGGACATGCCTCCGGGAACAGGCGACGTTCCGCTGACGGTGTTCCAGTCACTGCCGGTGGAGGGTGTCGTGATTGTGACTTCACCTCAGGATCTTGTGAAGATGATTGTGACGAAGGCTTACAAGATGGCCCAGATGATGAAGGTTCCAGTGCTGGGGATTGTGGAAAATTACAGCTATGTGGAATGCCCGGACTGCGGCAAGAGGATCTATGTGTTCGGTGAGAGCCACATCGATGAAATAGCGGCATCTATGGATCTGGAGGTTCTGGGCAAGATGCCGATCCAGACCGAATATGCAAAAGCAGCCGACGAAGGACGGTTTGCGGAAGTCTTAAATGAATATCTGGAGAACGCTGCAGCGTCCCTGAAAAAATAGGATTTTACAAAAATTTTCTGCTGATTTTACAGCGGTTTGCACAAATATGAGAACGATTTCACAATATTTTCGTCGATTCGTCGATTGACAATTCCTGCCAAAAAGTGAGATACTACCGTAAAAGAAAAATGAAAAGAGGACAATTGTTCACAGCTTTTATAGAAGTATTTGGAAAGGATGATTGATATGTCTGAGACGAAAATGAAAGTCAGGTTTCATGATGCAGAAGAAGTTGAAGAGTTTGTTGACGCCGCTTCTAGATGTGATTTCGACATTGATATTTTTTATAACCGTGTAATCATCGACGCCAAGTCCATTCTCGGCATACTCAGCATGGACCTGAGCCAGGCGCTGACTGTTCAGTGTTATGGCACCAATCCGGATTTTAACCGTACCTTAAAGCGGTTTTCCGCGATGGAAGCCTGAACGGGGACAGACAGGTATGTGATGTGATTTTGTGATGCTGCTGCAGAGTGATCTGCAGCAGCTTTTTCTGTTAATAGGGATGGGCTTCTCGGGCGGGACCGGCCGGGGGAGCAATCAATCAGCCGATTGGAGGTGAGCCGGAGGTGGCGGACAGGAAAGGAGAAAAAAAGAGAGAAAGGATTTCTGTCCGTTCTCTGGTGGAATTTCTGCTGCGCAGCGGCGATCTGGATAACAGGGGAGGAGGCTGGGCTGACAAGGAGGCCATGCAGCAGGGGAGCAGGATACACAGGAAGCTTCAGAAGCGCATGGGGGGCGGTTATCAGGCGGAGGTACCTTTGCGCTTTGAAAAAGAATATGAGAATTTTATCCTGATCGTGGAGGGGCGTGCCGACGGTATTTTTACTGACCAGAAGGGGACTGTGATTGATGAGATCAAAGGGGTTTACCAGAATCTGGAGCAGTTAGAGGAGCCGGTGCCTGTTCACCTGGCTCAGGCGAAGTGTTATGCATATGTCTACGGACTGCAGCAAAAGCTGGAGCAGATCCGCGTACAGATGACCTATTGTAACATGGATACGGAGGAGGTTCGTAAATTCGTCCAGGATTTCCGGATGGAGGAACTGGACCTGTGGTTTTCCAGCCTTTTAGATTCTTATTACAAGTGGGCGGACTTTCAAGTGTGCTGGGAGCGGAAGCGGGATGCCTCCATGGAAGGCCTGGAGTTTCCCTTCGACTACCGGCAGGGTCAGAAGGGTCTGGTTGCCGATGTGTACCGGACGATTTTGCGGAAGAAGCAGTTGTTTGTCCAGGCTCCCACGGGAATCGGCAAGACCATGTCAGCTGTGTTCCCGGCGGTTCGCGCCCTGGGCGAGGGATATGGCGAGAAAATCTTCTATTTAACGGCAAAGACGATTACCCGGACGGTGGCGGAGGAGGCATTTTCCGTGCTGAAGGGGCAGGGGCTTTTCTGCAAAGCTCTGACCATAACTGCCAAGGAGAAAATGTGTGTCTGTGAGGAGGTGGATTGCAATCCGGAGCTTTGCCCACGGGCTAAAGGGCATTTCGACCGGGTGAATGATGCGGTATTTGAAATGCTGACGGAACAGGAGCGCTTTGGAAGGGATGATATTCTTGCCCAGAGTGAAAAATGGCAGGTATGTCCCTATGAAATGCAGCTGGATCTGGCGGTTTTTATGGATGCGGTGATCTGTGATTATAATTACGTGTTCGACCCGGTTGTCCATCTGAAACGGTTTTTCGGAGAAGGAGGCAGGAAGGGAGAATACCTTTTCCTGATCGATGAAGCCCATAACCTGGTAGAACGGGGACGGGAGATGTACAGCGCCAGCCTGTATAAAGAAGATTTCCTGGAGATGAAAAAAAAGCTGAGAGCTTACAGTAAGAAGCTGGAAAAGGCCCTGGAGCGCTGCAACCATCAACTGCTGGTCAATAAACGGGAGTGTGATGAGTGCAGAGAGCTGGAATCAGTGGGCAGCTTTGTGCTGTTACTGACAGGGCTTCTGGGCGAACTGGAGGAATTCCTTCCGGAGCTGGCAGAAGGGAGTCTGAGAAAAGAGGTATTGGAATTTTACTTTCAGGCCCGGTCCTTCGCGTCAATCTATGAGCTGGTAGATGAGAACTATCTGATT includes:
- a CDS encoding Mrp/NBP35 family ATP-binding protein; the protein is MEKECSNETCTKESCEGCPSREKPNFRAELNSYSSIGHVIGVVSGKGGVGKSLVTASLANAMAAKGYRVGILDADITGPSIPRMFGLQGPAQVDDNGIYPPLTANGIKVMSINLLLPGEEEPVIWRGPIIANMVKQFWTDVVWGELDYLFVDMPPGTGDVPLTVFQSLPVEGVVIVTSPQDLVKMIVTKAYKMAQMMKVPVLGIVENYSYVECPDCGKRIYVFGESHIDEIAASMDLEVLGKMPIQTEYAKAADEGRFAEVLNEYLENAAASLKK
- a CDS encoding ATP-dependent DNA helicase; translated protein: MADRKGEKKRERISVRSLVEFLLRSGDLDNRGGGWADKEAMQQGSRIHRKLQKRMGGGYQAEVPLRFEKEYENFILIVEGRADGIFTDQKGTVIDEIKGVYQNLEQLEEPVPVHLAQAKCYAYVYGLQQKLEQIRVQMTYCNMDTEEVRKFVQDFRMEELDLWFSSLLDSYYKWADFQVCWERKRDASMEGLEFPFDYRQGQKGLVADVYRTILRKKQLFVQAPTGIGKTMSAVFPAVRALGEGYGEKIFYLTAKTITRTVAEEAFSVLKGQGLFCKALTITAKEKMCVCEEVDCNPELCPRAKGHFDRVNDAVFEMLTEQERFGRDDILAQSEKWQVCPYEMQLDLAVFMDAVICDYNYVFDPVVHLKRFFGEGGRKGEYLFLIDEAHNLVERGREMYSASLYKEDFLEMKKKLRAYSKKLEKALERCNHQLLVNKRECDECRELESVGSFVLLLTGLLGELEEFLPELAEGSLRKEVLEFYFQARSFASIYELVDENYLIYTRHTEEGKFQLKLFCVNPAVNLQNCLDRGRSTVFLSATLLPVRYYQSLLSARTDDYAVYIPSPFAPSNRYLAIGSDVSSRYKRRTREEYVRMASYIRQVTMGRRGNYLVFFPSYRMLSEVYGIFEQEFLPAAPDGCRCVCQTPSMGEAAREDFLAGFQDEDGRTLIGFCVMGGIFAEGIDLSGKRLIGAIVVGTGLPQIGDERELLRRFYDRKGENGFDFAYRFPGMNKVLQSAGRVIRTTEDQGVILLLDERFRLREYRDLFPREWSDCRLCTLQTVAGEIREFWDRIGC
- a CDS encoding HPr family phosphocarrier protein — its product is MSETKMKVRFHDAEEVEEFVDAASRCDFDIDIFYNRVIIDAKSILGILSMDLSQALTVQCYGTNPDFNRTLKRFSAMEA